A window of Eleftheria terrae genomic DNA:
GGCTCGGTATCTGGAGATCGTCAAACGCTACAACTCGGAGGAGGTGGAGCGGTTTCCGCACATGCTGGCCTGCGTTGTTGAAACATTGGAGGTTGGCAGTTGCGACTGCCTGGGCGAGACCTTCATGGCGCTAAACCTCGGTGACCACTGGAAAGGGCAGTACTTCACCCCCTACCCGGTGTGCTCCCTGATGGCTCGTATGTCAGTGGTGAACTGCGACGCGCCGATTGCGCGGAACGGTTTTGTGCGAGCTATGGAACCCTGCGTTGGCGCTGGTGCGATGGTGATCGCCTTGGCTGAGGCGATGCAGGACAACCAGCTCAACCCGCAACAGCAGTTGCACGTCACGGCTGTCGATATCGACGCGACCGCAGCCCATATGGCGTATATCCAGCTCTCGTTGCTGCACATTCCTGCGCTCGTCGTCCACGGCAACTCGCTGAGCCTCAAGACTTGGAGTACGTGGAAAACGCCCGCACACATCCTCGGGTTCTGGGATCAGAAACTTCGGAAAGTGGAGCAAGCCCAGGCCGAGCAACAACCGCCTGCCGAGTCGCAAATGTGTGACCTGAGTGACGTGTCTGCTGAACCTTCTCAAGGGGAACCAAGTGCGACCGAGCGGGAGCCGTTCCCGGCCACCGCTTCCAACCGGCAGTTCTCGCTGTTCTAGCTGCGCTCGACTGAGACGTAGCGTGTTACTGAGGGGTTGACAAACGCAACCCCGATGGTAGCCTATGAGTACATTGTGTACGCCGACGGAGACGACATGAGCCAATTTGCCGATCAAGAGGTATCCGATCGCTTCGCGCCCGGGTACTACCGGTGCGTGGCGGACGGCTCCGAAGTATGGTTCGGGTGGGCGGCCAGCGTTGTCGATGCGCACGCCCGCGCCGAAGCTGAAGGTGTTCCGGCCGAAGAGAAATTCGCTGAACGCATGACCTACGGCCCAGCCATGCACCCCGTTGTTCTCGCCGCTTGGCGAGAACAACATTGATCGACAGGAGTCACCCGATGAAGCGTCAAACTGCTGCACTCGTCTTGCTGGCGAGTGCAGCTGTTCTTGCTCATGCCGAGATCTACCGGCATGTCGATGACCACGGCAACGTGACGTTCTCCAATATCCCGCCCAAGGGACTGGTGCCTGCGCTCGCAGAGAAGGTGCCAGCCGCCAGGGAACTGGCCGCGCCTCCGGCTGCACGTTCGGAAGGTAGGGCAGCTGACTCAGTGCCTCGGCCAAAAGTTGCGGCGTCGGTGCAAGCTGTGCGGGACGCCGAGCGGCGACAGATCCTTGAACGGGAGGTGGCCAAAGAGCAGGAGCTTCTGGCTGCCGCGACAACCAAGAAGGATGCCGAGGCCGTCGGTCGACATCAGGCAAACCTGGTGGCGCTTCGGGCGGAGATGGGGCGGATCAAATGACGCAAACGCAGACAGGCTGAGGTATGGACATCGTAGGCACACAGCTGAACATCATTTCGACCCAGGAACTTATCGAACGGGCAGAAGGGCTCGGAGTTCGCATCACGCTTGAAATCGGCCGGAGCGACGATGGAGCAGATTTTCTCGTGCACGCCGTTGGTCGACATCTGTTGCTGCCAGGGAAGCGCCAAGCCCTAGGCCTGGTGGTCGTCGACGTGTCAAGCGAGGAGTCCCGGCTTCTCGGCGGTGCAACCCATGAAGACGCCGAGATCGACGCTAGAACCCAGCTCGCGGCCATTGCCGATCGCATCAGCTTTACAAGGACGTCAGCCCCGCTCAGAGCCCTCGGCGCCCAAGGAAAGATGCAACTAGACGTTATCGACCGCCTACACTGAACAGCCGCTTGCTCTATGATGAAATCGGCTGCGGGAGGACTTTTTAAAGTCTGATCGTAGCTTTGCGCTACTGCCGGAAGGGGATGAACCATGTTCATCCCTGACCGGATGAACATGGCTCTTTTGGCGGTGGTACTACACCTTTTCGCGAAAGGAACCAACCATGTTTAAGCGTAGCACAAGTAATGTTAGCTGTGGAACGGCCCGTGTCGAGGAAGTGCGCGTGCTGAAGCGGCCGGATGGCGAGCAGCCTTATCTGTCCGCATATGCGCGAGTGATCTTCTGTGAGAAAGGAACGAAGCGCGATCAAACGCTCTTCTTCCATCCCACGGACACGGAAACGGTCGACTTCTTGTTGGGCGCCATGCATGGCCGTCATACGGTCTACATGGAGGTCCTGGGGTTGAAAACGCCGATCCCGTTCTTCGATGCCGTCGCTCATAAGCTCGGTATGCGGAGTAGCTGGATTCGGCAAGGCGACATCGTTCACATGAACCTGGGCGATCAGCCTTTCGTGTTCCCGGTCTAACGCAACAGACGGCACGGTCCTTAGGGATCGTGCCGTTTTTTCATGGGTCTGCCAGATTCGCATGCACAGAATCACACGTGCCCTGGCCCGCGTCATTGCTGCGTTGCAGGCTGCGTGGAATTACGACATCCACGCTGCCCATCGCCGAGCGGGCGACCGAACGCCTAGAGGCGAGCAAATCCGATTGGAGTCCGCTTGGCGACGGCAGCAGCTGCGCGCCCATCGTGCGCGCCAGGCGGCGTGGCGATCGACCCGGCGGTTGGCCGGCGAGCCATCGGCTTGGGCCGAGCAGCTCGGCGAGCTGGTCGTGTTTGTAGTGAAGATCTTGTGTTGGTACTGGGGACTGACGGCTGCCGTGCTGGCACTGTGGTGCCTGGCAACGTCGACGCTGCCTGGCGAAGTGGCTGCAGAGGGAACGCACGCCGTGGAGTCGCTGGTTTCCCTGTCCCTCAGCCTTCAGTATGGATGGGCCTTGCTGCATTTGCGGCTTCCCATTGGCTCGCCTTTCGTGCGCACGTGGCGCGAGACGTATGAGAAAGTGGAGCGCGGTGATGCGGCACACCGATAGTGAATTGACAGTTGTCATTACACATTGTTGCGTGCTGGTGTATTGACGTTTGTGAGTGCAAGAACGATAAATACATCACTCGCGCGCTGCTTATCTGCGGCGAGGAGATGAAAACCGTTTTGGTAACCCCCCAGGACAACGCTTTGCGTTGTCCTTCGGGACGACGAGAGCGGTGTCCTTTTATCTACCGTGAAAGGATGCGCCATGTCTCACGTCAACCACGACGACGTTTCGTCGGTCACGTCTGCTAAGGCTTACATTCAAGAGGTGAAACTCTGCAGGAGTGAACCCCAGAATGGAAAGAAGGCTCGTGAGTTTCTGATCGTCAAGTTGAAGCAACACAACGGCTTCCGACGCGATGGCTCATTCGCTTTCAAATACCCGGAATGCGGCTTTACCGAGGATCTGAAGGAACTGGTAGCAGAACTGAAAGATCGGCTGGAAAAGGAGCCCGGATGCCGAATTGTCGCGCGGGTTGAGATTCTCAACGCTAGCGCTAAGCCCTGGTTTCAGGGAGACAAAGCAGGAGTGAATGATCGTGGAACGCTTCGTGCGATCCATCTGATCGAGCAGGAAGACGCTCAGTAGTGTCCCGCTGCAAAAAAACCCGGTCAGCCTACGCTGACCGGGTTTTCTCTTGCCATGGCAATAATGGCAAGTATGAACCGCTCTTGACGTGGTGCTTTATTTGGGGAAAATGAAGTATTCGCTGGCGATACAGCGGATCGGCGGAAGTTGTTTTGGAAACCGAAGGGCAATGCATTGCGTTGTCCTTCGGGATGACACAGCGCTGTCCTTATTACCGTGAGGATGATGTTATGTCTATCGACCAAAATGATCTTGCTTCGGTTTTTCTCCGGCGCCGGGCCATGTTCGGTGGTGACGTGTTGGCGCAATATGAGGTTTATGGCCTATGGCCTGACGGTGGACCTCAGTCTGCGTCGGTGCGTTACGCGTATGTGGTTAGTCTGGACGACGCGTTTGAACGGGCAAGGATGTGGCACCGGCAAGACTTGGACGTCGAGGTGACTGCTGCGGACGGCCGTGTTCTATTGTCCATTGGGGGTGATGAGCCCTGGCCACGGACTGCGTCGGAGATTGCGGAAGCGACGCACGGGTATGAGGATGCTTTTTAGTATCCAGATGCCGAAGAGCCCTGCCAACGTCTGTTGGCAGGGCTTTTTCTCGTTCAATTCAAGACGTCATCGAAGACAAATTTCCACAACCAAGCTGTCCCACATCGCTCGGCGGCTGTAGGGGCAGCTCCAGGTGCGGCCGGCGGCCGACATGCTGAAGCCACGAGCGACGAGAAGGGCGCAGATCTCGGGCGCGGGCTGTGCATCGAATGTAAAGACGATTCGGTCAGCTCCCATGTCGAGCTGGTAGTGCGGAGGAAGGCGCACGGCATCCGACGAGCCCCCAGTTGTCTGGGAATGGGCGTCGTCCGACACAGGGGCGCTAGGGACGATGCGAAGGCTTTTCATGACACGGTTCTCCTTGGTATGGATTTCTCGGCTGATCGGGCTGCTAGATTCAGGAGCCGATCGTTTTCGGCTTTCCGAGCGGAGCGGCCCTGGTGCCGCTCCCGTCGTTCTGCTGAGTTCGTTCGCCGTGTCTGCGCATTGAGACGGCGCGGTGAAGCAGAGCCGCAAGGGGACCGTGGAATAAATGGAGGGGACCCGCCGGAGGCGGGGAGGCGCTTTTTATGCCGCGAAAGCCCCTTGCGGCTCTGCGCGCGGCGGCTACCTTGCGCGGATTGCGAACGGGCGCAGCAGGGCGACGGATCGAAGCCGTTGCGCGAGGAATGCCCTGTCACTCACAGCACGCTTTGCGTGCTCAAGCTGGTAGCAAGCGATGCTTGCCCCTAGGTCGCGCGGAGCGCCCTGTGCGAGTCTTTGGCGCGCCAAAGACTTCCACGTCGGCGAGCCGTCTCCTGAGCGGCGTTGTCGTCTGCTTCAAGCTTCACGCTGTGTCTCTCTCCATCATTGTTGATTGACAAAGTTCACCGCGCGCTGCATAATCCCCGAACTACTCCTCCCTCGCCGGGTCATTCAGTTGGCTTCGGTTTGGGACGAAAAAACCGCCCAAGTGGCGGTTTTTTCATGTCTGCCTACCGAAAGCACAACGACGTGGAGACACCCGCCAAGGCGACCGCGGTCTACATCGACGGCTACAACCTCTATTACGGGCGCCTGCGCGGCACGGAGTTCAAGTGGCTCGATGTGGTGGCGCTGTTCGACCACATCCTGCACGTGCAGGACCCGGGCGCCTCGGTGGTGGCGGTCAAGTTCTTCACCGCGCCGGCACTGACCCGGTTCGCTTCCCACGGCGACGCCTCTATGCAGGCGCAGATGACCTACCACCGGGCGCTCGAAAACCGCCACCCCGAGCGGTTTTCCATCATTCTCGGCACCCATGTCTGGGAGAAGAACGGTACCGCCTTGCCCCAATACATCGAGGGCGAGCCCTTCGACAAGAACAAGAAGGTCAAGGTGTGGCGGCTGGTCGAGAAGAAAACCGATGTCAACCTTGCCATGGCGATGTACCGCGACGCTGTGGCGCGGCGCTACGACCAGGTCGTCCTCTGCTCCAACGATTCAGACGCGGAGCCGGTGCTGCAGGCGCTGCGTGAAGACTTCCCGGAGCTGACAATTGGCGTCGTCACCCCCATCCGTCCCCGTGGCGGCGAAGGTGCGTCGGATCGACGGGTCAGCACCTCACTTTCCGCCTTCGCACATTGGACGCGTCAACACATCCGGGATGAAGAGCTGCGGCTTGCTCAGCTGCCTGCCAAAGTACCGACCCGCAAGAAGCCAGCGGTCAAACCGGATCACTGGTGAGCTACGCAGGTTGCGCCGCTATCCTCAGGGCGTCGTGACCTGAAGGCATTGTCGATGTGTGTCAACTACGTGCCCCTGACGGACAAAGCGAGGTTTCGTCGTGAGTGGCAGTTGGATCTGCCCGACGAACAATGGCCGCGCGAAGTCTTTCCTCGCTACCGTGCTCCGATCGTCCGACGTAGGTCTGATACGTTGTCCTTTGACGTGGAGGCGGTCGCCGGCACCTGGGGCTTGCTGCCCTGGTGGGCGAAGGAGGCCAAGATTCCGTGGACCACGGTCAATGCTCGCAGCGAAGAGGTGCATACCAAAGCGTCGTACCGAGACGCTTGGAAGCGAGGGCAGCGCTGCATCGTGCCCATGGAGGCCTTCTACGAACCGAACTACGAAACCGGCGAACATGTTCGCTGGCGTATGTGGAGATCGGATGGTCAGCCCATGGGAATCGCTGGGTTGTGGGAGCGATGGCGCTCAAAGGATGGGTCTGGTGTCGACTTGGTCACCTTCACCGCTCTCACCATCAGTGCTGAGGGGCATGCCTTGATGCGGCGCATGCATAAGCCAGGCGACCCGAAACGCATGCTGGTGGTGTTGGACGAGACCGAGTACGGGCGCTGGCTGGAGGCGCCTATTGAGGAGGCTGCGCCGCTGCTCGATCAGTACCCGGCAGAACTCTTCAGCGATGAGGCGGCTCCATTACCCCCGCGTGGTGCTCGGTCAGCACATAGCACAACCACGACTGCCGATAGCTGAAAAGCTGCGTTCCCGTGCGCACCAGTTCCTGGCCTGTGATCACGAACTGTTTTCCTCGCAGCTGGGTGAGAAGCGCGTTGTCGAGTTGCGGCAGCAAGTGCCGCCCTGGCGGGCCTGCATTCTCGGTCAGCTTAGCGACGGTGATTAGCTTCCCGTAGGCGCGAGTGCTCGCAATCCAGAGGTGCCCCTGGATGGAGTCCGCCCGGTGAACGGCGAGGTCCAGGTCAGGCACTCGCCTTCCCTCCAGCCGCATACGTCTTACCGCGACCCACATTGCCCGGCTATCGGCGTCGGGTAGGCGCAGCTGCAGCGGCCCGATTGCCCTCAATGGGTGAGCGAGAGACCGCCAGGGCGTTGGTCTCATAGAGTTGCCCAGCTACACGAAACCAGAGCCGTGGATGATCGCCCTCGTCGTCCGCGCCAGGCTCTCGGCGCCAAGCGCAACACCCTACCTCTGGCAGCCGGGATACCGATTTCCCGCTGCTTTGGGGGTCAAGGCAGATCGTTGTGTACGGCAATTCGCCGTGGCCGCCGAAGCAGGCACAAACGTAACAGCTACCGCGCGACGAAGTAGAGTGCATGGTCGTCATACTGTACAAATATACAGGTATCCAAGCCAGGCACAACCTCGGTGACGCTTCCCCCCCCCGGATCAGCAGCCGAGTGGTGATGTTTGGCGCGCCAAAGAAAAGCCGCAACGACCAGGTGTAGGAAGTGTATGATGTAGGTTGTATTGTGTAGTAGCGCGTATGCTGTAGTGCTATACAATTGCATACGTATTGAGCTACCGGAGCACTACATGACGCAGCAGAAAACCCTTCCGTATGACCTCGACAACCCTCCGGAGCGCATTCTGGACATGTGGCGAGCGGCCGATAGTCTGGATGCGGAAGGTACTCGTGTAACGCTGGAAGCGGTGCGAGAACGCGCGGGGGGCGGGAGCTACTCCACCATCTCGAACGCGCTCGCTGGCTGGAAGAGAAAACGAGCAGCGGGGTCGGTGAAGGCTTCCGAGCCGATGCCGGCTGCCTACGCCGACCGCTTAAGCGCGGTCGGCGCCGAACTCTGGGCGATGGCCCTAGATGCCGCGAATGCTCGCTTAGAGAAAGAGCGCCGAGACCTAGGGGATCTTCGCGAGGAACTGGAGGTTGAACTGGGGGACGCCATGCAATTGGCAGACCGCTTGACTAAAGAGGTTGAGCAGCTACGGCGTGATGTGGAGGAACTCAGTGGCGCCAAGCGGCAATGCGAGAAATTGGCCGAGCAGTTGGCTGATCAGAAGCACCGCAGCGCGGAAGAGCTGACTCGTGCGGCAGCGAGGGTTCAGGCTGCAGAGGCGGCGGCCTTGGCAGACCGCGAAGCGGCTCGTAAGGCAGCCGAGTATGCGGCGCGCATGGAGGGGCAGGTTGAGGCCTATCGCACCCAGTTGAGCGAGCTAACGGCCGCAGTGAAGACGACACCCGGTCGTTCTAGGGGGTAGGCGTGACATTCTGTGCGCGATGGCTGTTAGCAGTACTGGCTGCGGCTACGCCTCTGGCGCATTGCTGGGCAGCCGATTTCGAAGGTGAGGTCGTGGCGGTACTCGACGGCGACACGATCGACGTTCTGCACGATCGACGCGCGATCCGCGTTCGTCTGGCTGAGATTGACGCTCCAGAGAAGCGGCAGGCGTTTGGCCAGCGCTCGCGACAGGCGTTGGCCGACTTGGTGTTCCGGCGCCACGTGAAGGTGTTAGACCGTGGGAGCGAGCGACATGGTCGCACGCTCGGCATCGTGATGGTGGCTGGCATCAACGTGAACGAGGAGCTGGTCCGGTGGGGGCATGCATGGGTATATCGTTCGTACTCCCGAGACGAGACTTTGGTGCAGTACGAGCAACTCGCCAAGGGGGCTCGGCGTGGACTGTGGGCAGACCCAGGCGCCGTGCCGCCGTGGGTCTATCGCAAGAGCCGGCCGTGAAGGGCCGGGGATGAAAACCTTTGGCGCGCCAAAGACCGCTGGCCGTCTTTCGAGGACTGCTGATGCTCAAGAAATCGGAATGGGTGGATCGGTTTGCCAACGAGTTTGGGCGCCGCTGGCCCGGAATTAGTCCTGAAGGCGCCTATGAAGTGGCACTGGACGCCGCCGACGATGCGCATGGATGGTTAGAGCCTGAAGAGGCCGCGGATCTCGAAGCGCGGCAGTGGCAGTGGCTTGCTGGGGGTGAACATTCGCACAAGGATGCACCATGAACCATTCAATCGGCTCTGGGATCTCGCAGTGAAGCCACCGAAGGCGATCACGTGCTCGTGAACAGTCTTGGCGGCGGCTGTGATCAGCCTATATCGTCGCAACGATGACCGGCTTCTTGTCTTGACAGGATTGACCCTCCGGTTCATCTGCGCTCGAATGCCCCGTTCAAATCACCGGAAGAGTATGCAATGAGCGCCGCGCGAGCCCCCTCGCTCGC
This region includes:
- a CDS encoding DUF4124 domain-containing protein gives rise to the protein MKRQTAALVLLASAAVLAHAEIYRHVDDHGNVTFSNIPPKGLVPALAEKVPAARELAAPPAARSEGRAADSVPRPKVAASVQAVRDAERRQILEREVAKEQELLAAATTKKDAEAVGRHQANLVALRAEMGRIK
- a CDS encoding N-6 DNA methylase, which produces MQEAQKRLVSLVKQNSHRHRPHEVWRDFCELSALAISNSVDLVQYAQREARYLEIVKRYNSEEVERFPHMLACVVETLEVGSCDCLGETFMALNLGDHWKGQYFTPYPVCSLMARMSVVNCDAPIARNGFVRAMEPCVGAGAMVIALAEAMQDNQLNPQQQLHVTAVDIDATAAHMAYIQLSLLHIPALVVHGNSLSLKTWSTWKTPAHILGFWDQKLRKVEQAQAEQQPPAESQMCDLSDVSAEPSQGEPSATEREPFPATASNRQFSLF
- a CDS encoding NYN domain-containing protein; protein product: MSAYRKHNDVETPAKATAVYIDGYNLYYGRLRGTEFKWLDVVALFDHILHVQDPGASVVAVKFFTAPALTRFASHGDASMQAQMTYHRALENRHPERFSIILGTHVWEKNGTALPQYIEGEPFDKNKKVKVWRLVEKKTDVNLAMAMYRDAVARRYDQVVLCSNDSDAEPVLQALREDFPELTIGVVTPIRPRGGEGASDRRVSTSLSAFAHWTRQHIRDEELRLAQLPAKVPTRKKPAVKPDHW
- a CDS encoding thermonuclease family protein, coding for MAVLDGDTIDVLHDRRAIRVRLAEIDAPEKRQAFGQRSRQALADLVFRRHVKVLDRGSERHGRTLGIVMVAGINVNEELVRWGHAWVYRSYSRDETLVQYEQLAKGARRGLWADPGAVPPWVYRKSRP
- a CDS encoding DNA-binding protein encodes the protein MTQQKTLPYDLDNPPERILDMWRAADSLDAEGTRVTLEAVRERAGGGSYSTISNALAGWKRKRAAGSVKASEPMPAAYADRLSAVGAELWAMALDAANARLEKERRDLGDLREELEVELGDAMQLADRLTKEVEQLRRDVEELSGAKRQCEKLAEQLADQKHRSAEELTRAAARVQAAEAAALADREAARKAAEYAARMEGQVEAYRTQLSELTAAVKTTPGRSRG
- a CDS encoding SOS response-associated peptidase, translating into MCVNYVPLTDKARFRREWQLDLPDEQWPREVFPRYRAPIVRRRSDTLSFDVEAVAGTWGLLPWWAKEAKIPWTTVNARSEEVHTKASYRDAWKRGQRCIVPMEAFYEPNYETGEHVRWRMWRSDGQPMGIAGLWERWRSKDGSGVDLVTFTALTISAEGHALMRRMHKPGDPKRMLVVLDETEYGRWLEAPIEEAAPLLDQYPAELFSDEAAPLPPRGARSAHSTTTTADS